In Ovis canadensis isolate MfBH-ARS-UI-01 breed Bighorn chromosome 15, ARS-UI_OviCan_v2, whole genome shotgun sequence, the genomic stretch aatgggcacgaGCCCCTCCTCTCCTGGGTTCCTCGGGAGACTGGAATAAGACACTGGGTGTGAAAGCACAGAGCTGTCCCCACCCCAGGGCAGGTCACCTGGGAGTGGGGCCGTCCACGCAGTCCTTGATCCGCCAGTCCATGACGTAGCCAATGAGAGGGCAGGTGAGAAGGCACAACAGCTGCAAggccccaaagacagaggagtagAACTCCACTGGGAGGGCGGGAGGGGAGCGGGGTCAGGGGCTGGCAGGCGGGGAGCCAGCAGCCCAGCCTCAGCAGAGCGGGGATGCCAAGATCTCCCCCTCTGACCCCCAGATTCTCAGATCCCCCCCACAGCCAGACAATCCAGTGGGTACTGTCAGTCACCTCCAGCAGAGGCAGGGGAATGCCAAGATCTCCCCCTCTGACCCCCAGATTCTCAGGTCCCCCACACAGCCAGGCCGCATGACCCGAGGATGGGTCACCCGTCGATAGGGAGAGCAGGGCTCTGGGCCCAAGCTTGTGTCCCCCTACCTGTCTCTGTGGCCCTCTGCTTTAGGTCGTCCGTCTCtgttgggcgggggtggggggggaggaagCCAGGGTGAGGGGAGCTCGGCCAGCGTGCCCCACACACCCCCAGCCCCCCGGGGGCTCAGCAAAACCTCACCATGCTCCTGGCCGCCCGTCACCAGGTACTCCAGCATCTTGTTCATGGCAGCCATGTAGAAGATGACGCGCAGCTGGGTCACGCCCATGGTGAGGAGGCTCCACAGGAAAATGGGGGAGCAGAGGCTCCTACGCAGGGGCACAGACTCTGGGGGGACAGCAGGGGCGCCCCTGAGCCCCAGGACTCCAGTGTGCCACGTCCCAGGGGGTGCCGTTCTGGTGGGCACTGCCGCAGTGACCTCGGAGAGGGGCTGGCTTAGCCTCTCTGGCCTCCGACGCGCCCAGCTCTGTAACTATCTCActaggagacttttttttttctggccacgctgcgtggcttgtgggatctcagctccctgaccagggttcgaacccaagacctaggcactggaccaccagggaattccctcaccaGAACGCTCTCAGGTGACCTCCAGGTGCATACCCCAGGCTTAGCCTGGCAGTAGCTCTGGCTGCTGTTTACTAGGCACCCGCCGTGTGCTGCACCCCGGACACGCGCCATCCCACGTCATGaaactgtgctgtgcttggttgctcagttgtgtccaactctttgcaaccccacagactgtatcccaccaggctcctgtccgtgggattctccaggcaagaatactggagtgggtcgccatgctctcctccaggggatctttccaacccagggactgaagccagggcTCCCGCGCTGCAGACAGCTTCTGTACTACAGCCCAGTGTGCAGCACACGGACAGATGGGGGACTGCAGCTCAGCACAGccagtgacctgcccaaggtcccGGGGCTGGGAGCCGCAGGCCAGAGGGACTCAGCCCAAACCCATAACAGCTCGGCCTGGGGGACCCATCAGTGGGGACCACCTCAGAACCTCACAGCATGCCTCAGTTTACAGAGAGCTCACGTTCCTCCCCGCGTTCAATCCTCCCAACTAACTTCCCTGTGAGGTGGctgttctcagttcagtcgctcagtcgtctcagactctttgcgaccccgtggactgcagcacgccaggcctccctgtccatcaccaactccagaagtttactcaaactcatgtccattgagtcggtgatgccatccagccatctcatgctctgccgtccccttctcccgccttcaatcattcccagcatcaaggtgttcTTAGTGCTAGCTTAAGGGACGGGGAAGGTGAGAGTGGGGTTAAGCGACCCACCCAAGTCACGTGGCCTGGAACCGAGGAGCTGGACTCAGACCCCCATCTCGGGACTCCCATCCTTCTTCCCCGCACCCCACGGCTGACGCCCCGCCAAGCGGCCGGGCGGCAGGCAGGCGCAGCTCCCCGACGCGGCCAGCAGGGGCGCTAACCAACCGGGCCGCGCGGACCCAGCCTAGAGGCCCGCTCCCCCGGCGGCGTCCGAAGCAAGTGGCTTGGAGGTCGCAGGCAGCCCCGCGGAAAGAAAACCTCTCTCCCACAGGCCTGGAAGGGACCTGCCCCATTCCGGAAGCGGCCGCCGGATTCCAGGAATCCGGCCGAGGGCCCGTGAACCCGAGCATCCCGGAGTTCTCTGAGCTTCGCCTTTGCCCCCGTTCTAGAAAGGGAGGCGGGCCCACCTGTCCGGCAGGGGGGCgcggtcggggggggggggtgttgtgAGAACTCAGGAGGGAAAATGAGCGCCCAGGCAAGGGTGCTCACTCCTCGTGAGGCCCCGGCATCTCCACCCACCGAGGCCGTCCCGGGACCGGACACTCACTCTCAGCAGAGCTCTCTGCGCCGCCACGCACGTCCTGGGATGAGATAAAGAGGaccccctcctccaggctggGGGCCTTCTGGCTCAGGCGCTGGCCCACCGTGCTCACGTAGGAGTAGAAGCGGTCCCCGGTCACCCTGTGGTCCAGGGCCAGCTCTCTGAGCTTGGTCTTCTCCCTGCCGGGAGGCGGGCAGCAGCTCGTGGGAAGCAGCCCCACGGAGCCCTACCTCTGCAGCCTGCCTCTGGTGGGTGCTGTCCTGGGTGTGCCAAGTCCCCTGTACCCAGCGCTGACGTGCTCCCCAGCGCAGGGCTTGTGTCTGGCGCAGCTGGGAGCCCAGGGCCGGGCTCAGCACCCGCTAAGTGAAGGGTGGATGAAGCCGCTTTCCACTTAGGCTGTTGCCTTGGAGGCTGCCGTAAGGACCCAGATTCTGGCGAGGGACCGGGCAGAGGGAAGGATGGATTAGGAGTCTGAGattcacatatacacactgctctACCTCAACATAAAACAGAGGACCAGCAGAGACCCACTGCCTAGtacccaatattttataacaagctagcagggaagagaatcagaaaaagaagacatGTATATCTGAATTaccctgtacacctgaaaccaacgcaacatttaaatcaactgtacttcaataaacacattttttaaacagaagaacTCAGGCTCTGAAGTTCTAGCTtccttttggctgcaccatgaagcttgtgggatcttggttctagGACCgtggattgaactcaggcccttggAAATGAAGGCATGGAGTCCTGGGGAGTCCCAGGTTCTGGAGTCCTGATCCCAGCCTTAGAGTCACCGTGcggcccccaaccccaccccgctCCAATGGTGTGACCCCAGGAAAGTGACTGCGTGCCCCTGTGCCTGTTAGGAATGGAGTTAATATCAGAACCCACGTCCTGAGTCTGAGAATGACCACcgggcacagggcctggcacacagaggATGCTCGATCAGTATCAGCTACTTGACTGGCCCCCGAGGTGCTTGGTTGCGGAGCATCACCCCAGTGCCCTGGGGAACTGACAGGGGcagtgtgtgggtatgtgtgtgtgaactgACGGggcggggggtgtgtgtgtaagtCGACGTTCAGGTTGCCCCACAAGAGCTGGGACATTACTCCTCTGCAGACCCCTTTTCTGGGTCCCCGTGGCGTGCGTCCCTGCCACTCTGACCCCATCCTGCAGCCTGGACAGAAGGACAGCACTCCCCAAGCCCGGCTGCCAGTGTCATGCCCCAGCCACACAGAACACCTGCAGGGGGTCAGATCGGGCCTGAGGTCCAGGTGAGAAAGCAGAGCTCGCTTTCCCTGACTCCGAGCTGCTCCTAGCATCGCGCCACCACACTTGGCTTCCAGGTCGGCAGGTGGggtcccctcccatctccccctccccccaccgccacGGTTGCTCACTTGTAGTTGACTTCCTCAGGGGAGGGAAAGGCCTCCCTGGGCCAGTTGAAGGCGCAGTTCAGAAAGATGAGGCAGGCCAGGCCCGACCAGGCGAACATAATGGCCATGAAGGACACTCCGGCATTGTAGATCAGCTGTGGGGGAGCAGGGAGGCCCGTGGCGGAAGCTGCCGGGCCCCAGCCCGCCCCCTCCAGCCAGAGCCGTAACCTGGGCCCCAGAGGCCTCTGGGGAGGTCTTTTCGAGCCCACCCCATGTGCCCAATTCGCAGATGAAAACACCAAGGCCAGACGCTAAGACCAGACCTAGAAGCCCCACAGCCCCCTCTCCTTTtcatccccacccctcccaaGAGCGACGTGATTCCCAGCAGGTGCTGAAGAGGCTGGCCACAAGCGCAACATGCCTTTGGAATCTCAATTTTTATCTTAAGAAGATACACCAGTGTTGCCTTTGACTCCTTTGTTCTCGTTTTCACACATAAGTCTTTTCACTTCATGGACAAGAGAGAAGGGCGGAAGCTCCCAGCCGTGTTTGTCCGGCCCCTTCCTGCCGCCCTCCCTGGGGGAAAGACAAAACCTCCACTGGAGAAGTCTTAGCTCAGCTCTCACAGGTGTGGTGGCCCGGGAGGCAGGGAAGCGGGATGCCGTGCAGTCTCAGGGCCAGCAGGCTCTGTCCTGACATATTCTGTGCCCACGGGTCAGCCCCGCAGGTGAGGCAGCGGCTAAGGGCAGAGCTGTCCTGCCTGCCACCCTCTGCCCAGGAGGACCACTGTCTGTACTGGTCCCAGGCCCCTGCTCCGAGCTCCGGCTCTGCCCGGGAAAACCGCTCCTCCTGGGCTCCGGCTTCAGGGCCCTTTTCTCCCAGGGAGCAGGACAGAGCCTCAAAGGGCCATACCCCAAGGGTCTGGCTCTTCAGATCTCTCTGCCTTAGCGGAGGGAAGGGAGACCTCCCCACCTCCAGGCCTGGTCCTGCCTGAACAACTGTCAGCCACCCCATAAGCGCGCACTGCACCGCCACTGGGACGGATGCTGAGcagaaagtgaaggtgctcagtggtgtcagactccttgtgaccccatggactgcagcacaccagacctccctgttcatcaccaactcccggagtttactcaaactcacgtccactgagtcggtgatgccatccaaccgtggCATCTTGCCTGTTCACGCGATGCCAGTCCCTGTGTGCCAGCTACTGCCCTGTCCTATTGTGCTTTTCTAGCTGCTCCACTGTAAGATTAaaagtggttttctttcttttttgtgtgtgctttttaATGTGGTATTTGTATGAGAAGTATCATAAACCTATTACACACCTATTACATTACTATACAAATAGTATCAATCCTATTTCACATACAGCCAGTATTAGTTGGGTATGGAGGCTAACTTTGTTGGCCTTGCAAACAAATAGGATTTACACACgtgctcttggaatggaactcacTCCTTTGCAGGGGACTTCCTGTAATAAATTAACTGCCCAGACCAGACTCTGAAGAGCATGCTTTGACCCAGCTGAGAAGGTGATTTGATAtcagaggcaggaaggaggccCCAGGTTTGCCCAGAGTGAGAACGCAGGCCTTCTGGCTCTAGGTGGACCTGTCTTACAGCTGGCCTCACCTGGACTAGCTTGGCAACCTCAGGGCCCAAATCGCCCAGCCTCTCCAGGACAGGGAAAGGAGATGTGGCGTGAAAAGTGGGGTGACGTCCAAGAGCCCAGGGCCTGGAAGGCATGTAAAGGGGTTGTTTTTGATTCCGCAGGTGAAAGAGAGCAGGTGGGTGAGCTAGCTCTCCACCTAAGATCATTCTGGAAATCATGCGGGTGATCGCTCAGAGAGGGAAAGcactggaggcagggagaccGGCTGAGAAAGCACTGGCCTGGGAGGCAGCGTGAAGGCCTAGACTCAGACGACGGGAAAGGAAAGGATAACAGAGACCCGCTGGTCCGCAACAGAGACCCGTTGGTCCGCAGCAGCACCGGGCTCTTCCTACAACGCCCCGGGGCTTGTCCCTGTGGAGACGGGAGCTGACCTCCGCCTGGCAGGAGATGGGTCACCAGACATACCAGCCACCAGGCAGCCAGTTCTTGTGTCAAGGCAGAAAGAAGACCAAGCAACCTCACGGACCACCACCCACTCCCCGAGCAGCCTCATACCTTGATTCCTGGGTATGTGATAGCAGAAGAGGCGTAGGAGCCGATCATGAGGGCCATGAACGTGGAGCGCAGGTTCCCAAACATGTTGGGCAGCTGAGAGAGGAGATGGGTGCCCGTGAGCAGGGGAGACCCTGACACCCACCCAGGGCTCCCCTTGCCCTGCTTGGAAAAGCTTGGAAGCTTCTAATCCCGGCAGTCCTCAAAGCGAGCTCCAGGAACATGTGCCCCAGAGTCACAACAGAAAAGTTCTAAGGCAAAATCAATGAGGGAAACCGCTGtaacccccctcccacacacagcacgtgtgctaagtcactcagtcgtgtccgactgtttgcgatcctacggactgcagcccaccaggctcctctgttcttgggactctccaagcaagaatactgaagcgagttaccatgccctcctcccgggaatcttcccgattcagggatcaaacccgtgtggcctgtgtctcctgcattggcaggcgggttctctaccactgagccacctggtaagccccctcccctgccaccctgcacacacacacacacacacacagaagtgccTGCAAAGAGAAATTCTGTTTAACCCCAGGGTTTCCCAAGTTAGGTACTTATGGAGTCCCTTAATCATGACTTGCCTATTAATAAGCCATGGTTAGGTATTTAAGAAATACCAGTCTAGAGCAACTCCTTTGATAGCTGAGCACTGGgactcagaaagggaaaaaaatgtacttAAGTTCACGGAGCTCATTAGTGACTTTCTCCCCAGTTCTGGCCATATGAGCTCTATCCCAGACCCCAAGGCTGAGACTACCAGGAGGGTGCCTTTTAACCTTCTCAGTAGCCCcaaaggccacagtccatggtttCAGCTGAGCCAGGACAGGTAACAGGAGGGCTTGGGAGTGGAGGATGGGAGTAAGGGAGGGGATAGGGCCAAGGCCAGGCCTGTGTCCAGAAGAGGAAGCTTGGACACACAAAGCAAGCCCAGAATTCCCACCGGTAGAGAACTGGTCGTGCTTTTTCCAGTAAGCGGCCTGAGGTGACCTCTAAAAATGGGGCACTATTCTCTTGATccagaaaaccccacaaaatcatgCAAATTAGGAAGTTCAGATCTGCAATTCACTTTAAGAACACTCATGAAACTGCCCAGGCCATTAAAGGTATGCACATCTGAAAACCCCCCAAGTATCTGAAGGATGTCACTTTAAAGAAGCAACGTGTGCCATTATGTCGTTGCAATGGTGGAG encodes the following:
- the SLC43A1 gene encoding large neutral amino acids transporter small subunit 3 isoform X10 encodes the protein MAPTLEQAYRRRWWMACTAVLENLFFSAVLLGWSSLLIMLKNEGFYSSVCSAENTTNTTQDEPHGWPSCNQQEEMLNLGFTIGSFVLSATTLPLGVLMDRFGPRPTRLMGSACFAASCSLMALASWDTKVLSPLIFLALSMNGFGGICLTFSSLTLPNMFGNLRSTFMALMIGSYASSAITYPGIKLIYNAGVSFMAIMFAWSGLACLIFLNCAFNWPREAFPSPEEVNYKEKTKLRELALDHRVTGDRFYSYVSTVGQRLSQKAPSLEEGVLFISSQDVRGGAESSAEKSVPLRRSLCSPIFLWSLLTMGVTQLRVIFYMAAMNKMLEYLVTGGQEHETDDLKQRATETVEFYSSVFGALQLLCLLTCPLIGYVMDWRIKDCVDGPTPRDGAATKSVRPRYLEIQKLTNAINAFTLTNLLLVGFGITCLINNLHLQFMTFVLHTMVRGFYHSACGGLYAAV